In the genome of Staphylococcus durrellii, one region contains:
- a CDS encoding YfhO family protein has product MLKNGIVFSGKGDGFTQLIPFQKYLYHQYTHFKSFYDVAFGLGGDYSKGLSYYYSTSPLMICYFFIIRVSSQIFHFSTDNIKFWGISQLIIAYIRVLLTTITSYYLFKYLNPKYLFAILATLMYALSTVTIYYNFTWSFYGDVLILLPLSILGMERFFREGKVGLFIIAITLTLFSNFYFSYYECIILGFYFSYRIIFTYQQNIVNRLQKVYLLITAVIFSLMTGIIGFYTGVSSVMSNDRQINPHLKMSMLIDFQEKYHIFSNGFYITISLVTFIALCAFNLYKYYFYRLFAVLTWILLIGSLTPYFDSFFNGFSLPARRWVYILCLTSSILIALFIQHLAEVSIKQYLYTACPCILIMFYMYFSYNGHMSWMWITLIIMVLMFIVIWRNALFNKKTIQFGFIALIFIQQLVMIKNYHDTHMHIYERTLQSMDKDNYHSAKLQKKFNQIQHSQDPFSRIDYLSFSALNSPIIYGFKGISLYSSLFDGSILKYYDKTMQITQPIDKNSTYRLLGNRANLMALWDVQDRFKNPNDDNIPYGFKTSEVIKGKAHKYQHSVNQTTYPSAHITNKVYDNKSLQSPIEREHAMLKGVVLNNTTSTNSKIQHNINYANDIKESTKKAHLNEQKHMLTVHEKDGGIHYKVPQNITKKYKDLYFEVELELKAPDKRHKVQLNDFTQKRNSLSYSYRRVVNPTTIRVKANKDVNLKLSKGRYRYKLKGVYGENYGALKKASKEVKKVHIKNNNHGYTITKDKQAHGYLVLPIPYSDGLQAKVDGKETKVQKGNGIQTIIPVNKGDRHIALWYTPPHSKLLITITLIGVLSSIVYTFYLRRRFKND; this is encoded by the coding sequence ATGTTAAAGAACGGTATTGTATTTAGTGGTAAAGGAGACGGTTTCACTCAATTAATACCTTTCCAAAAATATTTATATCATCAATATACACATTTCAAAAGTTTTTATGATGTAGCATTTGGCTTAGGTGGAGATTATTCTAAAGGTTTGTCTTATTATTACTCAACTTCACCTTTAATGATTTGTTACTTCTTCATTATTAGAGTTAGCTCACAAATCTTTCATTTCTCAACAGATAATATTAAATTTTGGGGCATCAGCCAGCTTATTATCGCCTATATTAGAGTGTTACTGACTACTATTACAAGTTATTACTTGTTTAAATATTTAAATCCTAAATATCTTTTCGCAATATTAGCTACATTGATGTATGCACTATCTACCGTGACTATATATTATAATTTCACTTGGTCATTTTATGGTGACGTCTTAATTTTATTGCCATTATCTATTTTAGGAATGGAACGCTTTTTCAGAGAAGGCAAAGTTGGACTTTTTATCATCGCTATAACATTAACGCTATTTTCAAATTTTTATTTTAGTTATTACGAATGTATTATTTTAGGGTTTTATTTTAGTTATCGTATTATATTTACATACCAACAGAATATCGTTAATCGTTTACAAAAGGTTTATTTATTAATTACCGCCGTTATCTTCAGTTTAATGACGGGTATTATAGGGTTTTATACAGGCGTATCGTCAGTTATGAGTAATGATAGGCAAATAAATCCTCATTTAAAGATGTCTATGTTGATAGATTTTCAAGAAAAATATCATATCTTTTCTAATGGATTCTATATTACGATTTCGCTTGTTACTTTTATCGCATTATGCGCGTTTAATTTGTATAAGTATTACTTTTACCGCTTGTTTGCGGTATTAACATGGATTCTACTCATTGGGTCATTGACGCCTTATTTTGATAGTTTCTTTAATGGTTTTTCATTACCTGCACGAAGATGGGTATATATTTTATGCTTAACATCAAGCATATTAATTGCTCTATTTATTCAACATTTGGCTGAAGTTTCCATAAAACAATATTTATATACTGCGTGTCCGTGTATATTAATCATGTTTTATATGTATTTTTCATACAATGGTCATATGTCATGGATGTGGATCACGCTAATCATCATGGTTTTAATGTTTATTGTCATTTGGCGTAACGCTTTATTCAATAAAAAGACAATTCAATTTGGTTTTATTGCGCTTATCTTTATTCAACAACTTGTAATGATAAAAAATTACCACGATACACATATGCATATTTACGAACGCACTTTACAATCTATGGATAAAGATAACTATCATAGCGCTAAGTTGCAAAAAAAATTCAACCAAATTCAACATTCGCAAGATCCATTTAGTAGAATAGATTACTTGTCGTTTTCAGCTTTAAATTCTCCAATTATTTATGGCTTTAAAGGCATTTCATTATACTCAAGTTTATTCGATGGTAGTATCTTAAAGTATTACGATAAAACGATGCAGATCACTCAACCTATCGATAAAAATAGTACCTATCGTTTATTAGGTAATCGTGCAAATTTGATGGCATTATGGGATGTACAAGACCGCTTCAAAAATCCAAACGACGACAATATTCCTTATGGTTTTAAAACATCTGAAGTCATTAAAGGAAAAGCACACAAATATCAACATTCTGTTAATCAAACGACATATCCAAGTGCGCATATAACTAATAAAGTATATGACAACAAATCACTGCAATCTCCCATTGAGCGAGAACATGCAATGTTAAAAGGCGTCGTATTAAACAATACGACATCTACAAATTCAAAAATCCAACATAATATCAATTATGCAAATGACATCAAAGAATCCACTAAAAAGGCACACTTGAACGAACAAAAGCATATGTTGACAGTTCATGAAAAAGACGGTGGAATTCATTACAAAGTGCCCCAAAATATAACTAAAAAGTATAAAGATTTATATTTTGAAGTGGAATTAGAGTTAAAGGCCCCAGATAAACGTCATAAAGTGCAATTAAATGACTTTACGCAAAAGAGAAACTCATTAAGTTATTCATATCGACGTGTCGTAAATCCAACGACAATACGCGTGAAAGCTAATAAAGATGTTAATTTAAAACTTTCTAAAGGACGTTATCGTTACAAATTAAAAGGGGTTTATGGTGAAAACTATGGAGCACTTAAAAAAGCATCCAAAGAAGTTAAAAAAGTGCACATTAAAAATAATAACCACGGATATACGATTACGAAAGACAAACAAGCGCATGGCTATTTAGTACTTCCTATACCTTATTCGGATGGCTTACAAGCAAAAGTGGACGGCAAAGAAACTAAAGTGCAGAAAGGAAACGGTATACAGACAATCATTCCTGTAAACAAAGGAGACCGTCATATAGCGTTGTGGTATACGCCACCGCATAGTAAATTATTAATTACAATCACGCTTATCGGAGTACTATCATCAATCGTCTATACATTCTATTTGCGTCGACGATTTAAAAACGACTAA
- a CDS encoding gamma-glutamyltransferase, translated as MSIYSKKVLTIIFIITLLISTGFYFLNKEDKVDKDQLYENKLASHNKNNAQKKYGVSTNNRIAREIGNKIIQEGGNSADAAYGVAYALAVTEPFAGGLGGEGTTLTYSGGKKDTPNVYDYNAVSSHNYKQGDESGVPGFVKGMHDMHAKEGKMSEKKILNNVIPLAEDGFQVNADLEKLLLKYSGNIDKNSPFFNKDHQVVKNGDVVKQEHLASTLKYIRDHGADNFYKKMGPKIAKQSNGDLTSKDFEKYSTKMKKPIATNYLNNKVYTSPNPTGGMLTLQSLKIDQSVNGQLGEDTRKDFIDSTLKARNVTSKVKYIVNDEKSTDSKDLSDEHLLKRVDKYKNTANKYNKQQRINTAGSHFVVVDKQGKMTSSTNSLNNFFGTGKYTKQGFFLNNSLKRFSKSPTSDNYGQANKSPRSFISPSIVVGDNYYVGAGTSGGNKVPTIMQQTLSNYLRGKGSLNQVIDKPRFYNDGKKVYYEDGMKDKDIKTFKDLGYKTINSSDNPNFGSFEAATYFKKDKKVETGNDVEVR; from the coding sequence ATGAGCATTTACAGTAAAAAAGTTTTAACTATTATCTTTATCATTACGTTATTAATTTCGACGGGTTTTTATTTTCTGAATAAAGAAGATAAAGTGGATAAAGATCAATTGTATGAAAACAAGCTTGCTTCACATAATAAGAACAATGCCCAAAAGAAATATGGTGTGTCTACGAACAATAGAATTGCCCGGGAAATAGGCAACAAAATCATTCAAGAAGGCGGTAACTCCGCAGACGCAGCATATGGTGTGGCTTATGCACTAGCAGTGACGGAACCATTTGCTGGTGGCTTAGGTGGAGAAGGAACGACTTTAACTTATTCTGGTGGCAAAAAAGATACGCCTAACGTTTATGATTATAATGCTGTTTCTTCTCATAACTATAAACAAGGTGACGAGTCGGGTGTGCCTGGTTTTGTCAAAGGTATGCATGACATGCATGCCAAAGAAGGAAAGATGAGCGAAAAGAAAATTTTAAACAATGTCATTCCTTTAGCTGAGGATGGTTTCCAAGTTAATGCCGATTTAGAAAAATTATTACTAAAATATAGTGGGAATATTGATAAAAATTCACCATTTTTCAATAAAGATCATCAGGTAGTGAAAAATGGTGATGTCGTAAAACAAGAACATTTAGCCAGCACATTAAAATACATTCGTGATCACGGTGCAGATAATTTTTATAAAAAAATGGGACCTAAAATTGCGAAACAGAGTAATGGGGATTTAACTAGTAAAGATTTTGAAAAGTATTCAACTAAAATGAAAAAGCCAATTGCAACAAATTATTTAAATAATAAAGTTTATACTTCGCCAAATCCAACTGGCGGTATGTTAACATTACAAAGTTTAAAAATTGACCAGTCAGTTAATGGACAACTAGGCGAAGATACACGTAAAGACTTTATCGACAGCACTTTGAAAGCACGTAATGTGACGTCTAAAGTTAAGTATATAGTTAATGATGAAAAATCGACTGATAGTAAAGATTTATCGGATGAACATTTATTAAAGCGTGTAGACAAGTATAAAAACACTGCAAATAAATATAATAAACAACAACGTATTAATACTGCAGGTTCACATTTTGTAGTTGTAGATAAACAAGGTAAGATGACTAGTTCAACCAATTCATTAAATAATTTCTTTGGTACAGGTAAATATACCAAACAAGGATTCTTTTTAAATAATTCACTGAAAAGATTTTCTAAATCACCTACAAGCGATAATTATGGTCAAGCCAATAAATCGCCACGTTCATTTATTTCACCATCAATAGTAGTGGGTGACAATTATTACGTAGGTGCAGGTACTTCAGGCGGTAATAAAGTACCGACGATTATGCAACAAACATTGTCTAACTATTTAAGAGGTAAAGGCTCATTAAACCAAGTAATTGATAAGCCACGCTTCTATAATGACGGCAAAAAGGTTTATTATGAAGACGGCATGAAAGATAAAGACATCAAAACATTTAAAGATTTAGGATATAAAACAATAAACAGTTCAGATAACCCTAATTTCGGTAGCTTTGAAGCCGCAACCTATTTCAAAAAAGATAAAAAAGTTGAAACTGGTAATGACGTAGAAGTACGTTAA
- a CDS encoding CapA family protein, protein MSNKKKFNIEDWILKKSKNQKKHNSIYMLVVLVVAVILLVILMATFKTDKVNVLAKNKDDIHLSYFGNVTLNKHIRQNDLNGMFAAVSNIIKSSDFSTASLNVNNFAEKPNRNIEKNYKNIAFLKSLGFSSINLTNNSVDLDQIKQIEKKSNSKLGYDFTTGNGSNSINSKVTHRTIKGKKIAYASFTDVSSKYMDARKATTSITLDPKIFIPLVKKMKEDNDMVVVNVDWGIPDEPNVTSRQKEYGHALAEAGADVILGHNTVTQKIEKYKGANIFYSLGNVTSDDFLSEKKKSIAVQQSWNGDKSDFLITPIKTSGDKITKDNMSYMEKKKFYNRISDSSIKLKETKGGYTYEN, encoded by the coding sequence ATGTCGAATAAGAAAAAATTCAATATTGAGGATTGGATATTGAAAAAGTCCAAAAATCAAAAGAAGCATAACTCAATATACATGTTAGTCGTATTAGTCGTCGCCGTAATACTATTAGTCATTCTTATGGCTACTTTTAAAACTGATAAAGTTAATGTTTTAGCAAAGAACAAAGATGACATACATTTATCGTATTTCGGTAACGTCACGTTAAATAAACACATTAGACAAAATGATTTAAATGGCATGTTTGCTGCTGTTTCAAACATCATTAAATCAAGTGATTTTTCAACAGCCAGTCTGAACGTGAATAATTTTGCTGAAAAACCAAATAGAAATATTGAGAAAAATTATAAAAATATAGCATTTCTAAAAAGTTTAGGTTTCTCAAGTATTAATTTAACAAATAATTCCGTAGATTTAGATCAAATTAAGCAAATTGAGAAAAAATCTAATTCTAAGCTTGGCTATGACTTTACTACTGGAAATGGTTCTAACTCAATAAATAGTAAAGTGACACATAGAACTATCAAAGGTAAGAAAATTGCTTATGCTTCATTTACGGACGTGAGCTCAAAATATATGGATGCAAGAAAAGCAACGACGTCCATCACACTAGATCCTAAAATCTTTATTCCGCTTGTTAAGAAAATGAAGGAAGATAATGACATGGTCGTCGTAAACGTTGATTGGGGTATCCCAGATGAACCTAACGTCACAAGTAGACAAAAAGAATATGGTCATGCGTTAGCAGAAGCGGGTGCCGATGTCATTCTCGGTCACAACACAGTGACTCAAAAGATTGAAAAATATAAAGGTGCTAACATCTTCTACAGTCTAGGTAACGTTACTTCTGATGATTTCCTTTCTGAGAAGAAAAAAAGTATAGCCGTACAACAATCCTGGAATGGTGATAAAAGTGATTTCTTAATCACTCCAATTAAAACTTCAGGTGACAAAATAACGAAAGATAATATGAGTTATATGGAGAAGAAAAAATTCTATAATCGTATTTCTGACTCATCTATCAAACTAAAAGAAACAAAAGGAGGTTACACATATGAAAATTAA
- the pgsC gene encoding poly-gamma-glutamate biosynthesis protein PgsC, producing the protein MVGSELYFSLFVGIVLSLIFAEKFGITPAGLVVPGYLALVFDQPVMLLSVLIISCLTYFIVTHGISKVAILYGRRKFAAMILTGMILKFLFDLIYPLTPFEVVQISGIGIVIPGIIANTIQKQGTVTTLASCMLLTCITYVVLFAYSFIK; encoded by the coding sequence TTGGTAGGTTCAGAGTTGTATTTTTCACTATTCGTAGGAATAGTATTAAGTTTAATATTTGCTGAAAAATTTGGTATTACACCTGCTGGTCTAGTAGTACCGGGATATTTAGCTTTAGTATTTGATCAACCGGTCATGTTGCTTTCTGTGTTGATTATTAGTTGTTTAACGTATTTCATTGTTACACACGGTATTAGTAAAGTGGCAATTTTATATGGACGTAGAAAATTCGCTGCAATGATATTAACCGGTATGATATTGAAGTTCCTCTTTGATTTGATATATCCATTAACACCGTTTGAAGTAGTTCAAATATCAGGTATAGGTATTGTTATTCCAGGTATCATTGCGAATACAATCCAAAAACAAGGTACTGTAACGACCTTGGCATCATGTATGTTATTAACTTGTATTACATATGTCGTGTTATTTGCTTACAGCTTTATCAAGTAA
- the pgsB gene encoding poly-gamma-glutamate synthase PgsB, whose translation MFLIILFAALILILGIREMYIHKKRINKIPIRININGIRGKSTITRLIYGILREDDYKVVGKTTGTDASMLYWFSEEEHPVIRKPQGPNIGEQKDILSNVIANGGEAIVNECMAVNPDYQIVFQNQLLKANVGVIVNVLEDHMETLGPTLDEVAEAFTATIPYNGKLVVMKDDYTEFFKKVAASRNTETIVVDKEKVEESLLRKFDYIVFPDNVAIAMGVAEAVGANKDTALQGMLNAPPDSGAVQVHYYHKNNTKNIFVNAFAANEPQSTKAILQKVIDYKYPFEKKVIILNCRADRLDRTKLFAEDFITKVDYDTLICVGKSTQLVTEVMKTQQPDKKYLNFEGKSFSEVEEAIFAESKSALVFCVGNIHGNGKKVVNLLEGMN comes from the coding sequence TTGTTTTTAATAATACTCTTTGCTGCTTTAATCCTAATTTTAGGAATCAGAGAAATGTATATTCATAAAAAACGTATAAACAAAATTCCTATCCGTATCAACATTAATGGTATACGAGGAAAATCAACGATTACGCGTTTGATTTATGGAATTCTACGTGAAGACGACTATAAAGTTGTTGGTAAGACCACTGGTACTGACGCAAGTATGTTGTATTGGTTCTCAGAGGAAGAACATCCTGTTATTCGTAAACCACAAGGTCCCAATATTGGTGAACAAAAAGATATTTTAAGTAACGTAATTGCTAATGGTGGAGAAGCTATAGTTAACGAGTGTATGGCTGTTAATCCTGATTATCAAATTGTGTTTCAAAACCAACTATTGAAAGCGAATGTTGGCGTAATAGTCAATGTTTTGGAAGATCATATGGAAACGTTAGGTCCCACTTTAGATGAAGTTGCAGAAGCATTTACAGCAACGATTCCTTATAACGGCAAACTTGTAGTGATGAAGGACGATTACACTGAGTTTTTCAAAAAAGTCGCAGCGTCAAGAAATACAGAAACAATCGTTGTTGATAAAGAAAAAGTAGAGGAATCATTATTAAGAAAATTTGACTATATCGTCTTCCCAGATAACGTTGCAATTGCTATGGGCGTTGCAGAAGCAGTAGGAGCAAATAAAGATACTGCATTACAAGGCATGTTAAATGCACCACCAGATAGTGGCGCAGTACAAGTGCATTATTATCATAAAAATAATACGAAAAATATTTTTGTTAATGCCTTTGCTGCGAATGAACCTCAATCCACAAAAGCGATTTTACAAAAAGTGATCGATTATAAATATCCATTTGAGAAAAAAGTCATCATTTTAAATTGCCGTGCAGATAGATTAGATAGAACGAAATTATTTGCCGAAGATTTCATTACTAAAGTCGATTACGACACATTAATTTGCGTAGGTAAAAGTACGCAGTTAGTTACTGAAGTAATGAAAACACAACAACCGGATAAAAAGTATTTAAATTTTGAAGGTAAATCATTCAGTGAAGTAGAGGAAGCAATTTTTGCAGAATCTAAATCGGCACTAGTATTTTGTGTTGGAAACATACATGGAAACGGCAAAAAAGTCGTTAATTTATTGGAAGGGATGAATTAA
- a CDS encoding ParB/RepB/Spo0J family partition protein: protein MVKSSDKRLQLDDDSVIQHIAIDQIKPNPYQPRKTFDDAKLDDLSRSIEQHGILQPIVLRMTITGYHIVVGERRFRAAKRAKLTHVPAIVKSLSDEDMMELAIIENLQREDLNAIEEAESYRKLMDDLELTQQQVAQRLSKSRPYIANMLRLLQLPPMVMRMIQQGELSGAHGRTLLALKNTTEITKLAKQAHHEAWSVRYLEQYIGDNKVQKQSHKQTDVKAKPKFIKQQERQLKEQYGTNVAISTKNNKGQIIFEFSSEEEFKRLVQHLNEKYKNE from the coding sequence ATCGTAAAATCTTCAGACAAAAGATTGCAACTAGATGATGATTCTGTAATTCAACATATAGCAATAGACCAAATTAAACCAAATCCATATCAACCGCGAAAAACTTTCGACGATGCTAAACTGGATGATTTATCCCGCTCAATTGAGCAGCATGGTATATTACAGCCTATCGTATTACGTATGACAATAACTGGTTATCATATCGTAGTAGGGGAAAGACGTTTCCGAGCAGCGAAACGCGCTAAATTAACCCATGTTCCAGCAATTGTAAAATCATTATCTGATGAGGATATGATGGAACTTGCTATTATAGAAAATTTACAACGTGAAGATTTAAATGCAATAGAAGAAGCAGAAAGTTACCGCAAACTTATGGATGATTTAGAACTCACACAGCAACAAGTCGCACAGAGATTAAGTAAATCACGTCCATATATTGCTAATATGTTGCGTTTGCTGCAGTTACCACCTATGGTAATGCGCATGATTCAGCAAGGAGAATTATCAGGTGCCCATGGACGAACTCTATTAGCATTAAAAAACACTACAGAAATAACAAAATTGGCTAAACAAGCGCATCATGAAGCATGGAGTGTTAGATACTTAGAACAATATATTGGTGATAATAAAGTACAAAAACAAAGTCATAAGCAGACAGACGTTAAGGCGAAACCTAAGTTTATTAAGCAACAAGAACGCCAATTAAAAGAGCAATATGGGACTAATGTAGCTATCTCTACTAAAAACAACAAAGGACAAATTATCTTTGAATTTTCATCTGAGGAAGAGTTTAAAAGATTAGTACAGCACCTAAATGAAAAGTACAAAAATGAATAA
- a CDS encoding PLP-dependent transferase, giving the protein MKNTELAQIALTEDHTGSLANPIYLATAYQHPHLGQSTGYDYTRTKNPTRSAFEESFAKLERGLASFATASGMAAIQLICNIFKPGDEILVSFDLYGGTFRLFDFYEKQYGIHFKYVDFLNYEEVESNINDNTRALFIEPISNPLMIEVDVEPYYVLSKQHDLLTIIDNTFLTPYLSTPLENGADIVLHSGTKYIGGHNDVLAGVVTVKDEAIAEELAALHNMTGATLSPIDSYLLQRGLKTLHLRIDRSEYNAKLLAERCSNLDAIDEVLYSGRTGMLSLRLNKAFSVEKLLENIEVCIFAESLGGTETLITFPYTQTHVDMPDEEKDKRGIDSQLIRLSIGVEDYEDIEADLIQALDKAKVGVIS; this is encoded by the coding sequence ATGAAAAATACAGAACTTGCTCAAATCGCATTGACAGAAGATCACACTGGATCGTTAGCTAACCCTATTTATTTAGCAACGGCTTACCAACATCCACACTTAGGACAATCAACTGGTTACGATTACACACGTACTAAAAATCCGACACGCTCAGCCTTTGAAGAATCATTTGCAAAGTTAGAAAGAGGTCTTGCATCATTTGCAACCGCGAGTGGCATGGCTGCAATCCAACTTATTTGTAATATTTTCAAACCGGGCGATGAGATTTTAGTGTCCTTTGATTTATACGGAGGCACATTTAGACTATTTGACTTTTATGAAAAACAATACGGTATTCATTTTAAATATGTAGATTTTCTAAATTATGAAGAAGTCGAAAGCAATATTAACGACAACACACGTGCTTTATTTATAGAACCAATATCTAATCCACTAATGATTGAAGTCGATGTAGAACCTTATTATGTATTAAGTAAACAACACGATTTATTAACAATAATCGATAATACTTTTTTAACTCCTTATTTATCAACACCATTAGAAAATGGCGCTGATATCGTCTTACATTCAGGCACAAAATATATTGGTGGTCATAACGATGTATTAGCCGGCGTAGTAACTGTAAAGGACGAAGCAATCGCTGAAGAATTGGCAGCATTGCATAACATGACTGGCGCAACGTTATCACCAATCGATAGCTATTTACTCCAACGTGGTTTAAAGACATTGCATTTACGTATTGATCGTTCTGAATACAATGCTAAATTACTCGCAGAACGATGTAGTAACTTAGATGCTATTGATGAAGTATTATATAGCGGTCGTACAGGCATGCTGAGCTTAAGACTTAATAAAGCATTTAGCGTTGAGAAATTATTAGAAAACATTGAAGTTTGTATCTTTGCCGAGAGTTTAGGCGGTACTGAAACATTAATAACTTTCCCCTATACACAAACACACGTCGATATGCCAGATGAAGAAAAAGACAAACGTGGCATTGATTCACAATTAATCAGATTATCTATCGGCGTTGAAGACTATGAAGATATTGAAGCAGACCTTATTCAAGCATTAGACAAAGCGAAAGTAGGAGTGATTTCATGA
- the metC gene encoding cystathionine beta-lyase MetC has protein sequence MSLSKDTEVIFDSHRGHDYDSANPPLYDSSTFHQKVLGGGAEYDYARSGNPNRKLLEEKLAKLEGGSYAFAYASGIAAISAVLLTLKADDHVILPDDVYGGTFRLTEQILTRFNIHFTTVDTTDISQIEQAIEDNTKLVYIETPSNPLFKITDVRVTAKVAHDHDLLLAVDNTFMTPLGQSPLELGADVVVHSATKFLGGHSDIIAGAAITNDKTLADALYLLQNGTGTALSAQDSWTLAKHLKTLPVRFKQSVDNAQKLEAFLQQRDEIAEVYYPGNDKLHLSQAQHGGAVLGFRLKDENKAQAFVDALTLPLVSVSLGGVETILSHPATMSHAAVPKEVRDERNITFGLFRLSVGLEDPDELIADLNYALKEAFNGSTIRQTQEQHTSR, from the coding sequence ATGAGTTTATCCAAAGATACAGAAGTGATTTTCGATTCACATAGAGGACACGATTACGATTCAGCAAATCCGCCATTATATGATTCTTCAACATTCCACCAAAAGGTTCTAGGTGGTGGCGCAGAATACGACTATGCCAGAAGTGGTAATCCTAACCGTAAATTATTAGAAGAAAAATTAGCCAAACTTGAAGGTGGTAGTTATGCATTTGCCTACGCTTCAGGCATCGCAGCTATTTCAGCAGTGTTACTCACACTTAAAGCTGACGACCACGTCATTTTACCTGACGATGTTTACGGAGGTACGTTCCGATTAACTGAACAAATATTAACGCGCTTTAATATTCACTTCACAACTGTAGACACAACGGATATTTCACAAATCGAACAAGCTATCGAAGATAACACTAAATTAGTGTATATAGAAACACCTTCTAACCCTTTATTTAAAATCACAGATGTTCGTGTCACTGCAAAAGTTGCACATGATCACGATTTATTATTAGCCGTAGATAATACGTTTATGACTCCTCTTGGTCAATCACCGTTAGAACTTGGTGCGGATGTCGTTGTACACAGCGCTACTAAGTTTCTAGGCGGTCACAGTGATATTATTGCTGGCGCTGCAATTACTAATGATAAAACATTGGCAGATGCACTCTATCTATTACAAAACGGTACAGGTACTGCCCTTTCCGCACAAGATAGTTGGACATTAGCAAAACATTTAAAAACATTACCAGTAAGATTTAAGCAATCTGTAGATAACGCACAAAAACTTGAAGCATTTTTACAACAACGTGATGAAATTGCTGAAGTTTATTACCCAGGAAATGACAAATTACATTTATCTCAAGCACAACATGGTGGCGCTGTTTTAGGCTTTCGTTTGAAAGACGAAAATAAAGCTCAAGCTTTTGTCGACGCCTTAACATTACCTTTAGTATCAGTAAGCCTTGGTGGTGTAGAAACTATTCTGTCACACCCCGCGACAATGTCACACGCCGCGGTGCCTAAAGAAGTTCGAGATGAACGTAACATCACTTTTGGTCTATTTAGATTAAGTGTTGGTTTAGAAGATCCTGATGAACTGATTGCTGACTTGAATTATGCATTGAAGGAGGCTTTTAATGGCTCAACTATTAGACAAACTCAAGAACAACATACTAGTCGCTGA